The Aliidongia dinghuensis genome includes the window CGGCGTCGACCTGCGCCGAGCCGATCCGGCCGAAGTGCGCAGGCGCATCGGCGTCGTGGCACAGGAACCGGTCGTGTTCAGCGCCAACGCCTGGGAGAACATCCGCTACGGCCGACCCGAGGCGTCGGACGCCGAGGTGCGCGCCGCCGCCGACGCGGCGCTCGCGACCGAGTTCCTCGACAAGCTGCCGGAGGGCTTCGACACGTTCCTCGGCGAAAAGGGTGTCCGGCTCTCGGGCGGCCAGCGCCAGCGGCTCGCCATCGCACGGGCGATCTTGCGCGATCCGGCGATCCTGCTGCTGGACGAAGCGACAAGCGCGCTCGATGCGGAGTCCGAGCGCGCGGTGCAGACGGCGCTCGACCGCCTGTCCAAGGGCCGCACCACGCTCGTGATCGCCCACCGGCTCGCGACCGTGCTGTCGGCCGACCGCATCATCGTGATCGACGAGGGCAAGGTGGTAGCGACCGGGACGCATGCGAGCCTCGTCGGCGAACGCGGGCTCTACGCGCGCCTGGCCGCCCTGCAGTTCGGCGCACCGACCCCTGCCCAGCACGCCGCCGCCCAATAGATCGCCTGATTCTGCCGGACAGCCGCAGTCTGTAACAAAAGGGACATGGCTGCCTCCCACCGGGTTGTCGTGCCGAATTCTCCGACTATATTGCACTGCAGCAAGCGCATTGCGGCGCAACAGTACGGTATTGGGCTATGATTCACTATCGGACGCTGGGCCAAGCGGACGCCGGCGAGATCGAACGTCACCTGCTTCGGCTGAACGCCGACGACCGGTATTCGCGGTTTCACGGCCGCGCCGGCGACGATCATGTCCGGCGCTATGTTGTCCAACTGCCGTGGTCCACTCATTCGGCTATCGGCGCCTTCGAGCACGGCCATCTGGTCGGCATCGGCGAGATCGCCTACGACAAGCCCTTCGTGCCCGAGGTCGCGGAAATCGCGGTCAGCGTCGACCGGGTGCTGCGTGGCCGCGGCGTCGGCCGCGAGTTGATTGAGCGCGCAGTGCGCGCCGCCGGCTGGCGCGGCGCCAGCCGGTGCACGCTGCATTTCCTGCACACCAACGCCTCGATCCCGCGCATCGTCCGGCGCCTCGCCGGCACGGTCGATTTCGCCGAGGGCGAGGCCGTCATCACGGCGGAACGTCCAAGCTTGCGGCTCTGGCTCGACAAGCTCGGCGAGGCGCAGGCCTCGGTCGCGGGCGTGCTAGCGCCGCTCTGGACGAAGGCAGCCTGAGAGCGCACCTCGCTCAGTTCGCGTATTCGGCGCGGATCTGCTGGCGCAGCAGGTCGATCGGCATCAGCTGGCCGGCCTGCTCATAGTACCAGAAGGTCCAGCCGTTGCAGGACGGCGCGCCCTGGACCTCGGCGCCGACCTGATGGATCGAACCCTTGCCGTTCGCCCAGATGAGCGTGCCGTCGGGGCGCACGCGTGCGGCCCAGCGCCGGCTCTGATCGACCAGCACGGTGCCGGGCGGGATCATGCCGCGCTCGACGAGCGTGCCGAAGGGCACGCGCGGCTCGCTGCGCTTCGACTGGATCGTCAGGTCCTCGGCCGGCACGGGCAGCACGGCGGCGATGCGCTCGCGCGCGAGCCGCGCATAAGTCTCGTCCCGCTCGAGCCCGATGAAGCGGCGGCCTAGGCGTTTCGCGACAGCGCCGGTCGTGCCGGTGCCGAAGAACGGGTCGACGACCAGGTCGCCGGGCTTGGTGGATGCCAGCAGCACGCGATGCAGGAGCGCCTCGGGCTTCTGGGTCGGATGCGCCTTGCGCCCGTCGAGCTTCAAGCGCTCCGGGCCGCCGCACAGCGGGATCAGCCAATCGCTGCGCATCTGAAGGTCCTCGTTCAGGCCCTTCATGGTTTCGTAGTTGAAGGTGTAGCGCGCGTCCTTGTCCTTGGCGCACCACAGCATGGTCTCGTGCGCGTTGGTGAAGCGCTTGCCGCGGAAGTTCGGCATCGGGTTGGTCTTGCGCCACACGATGTCGTTCAGGATCCACAGGCCCAGGTCCTGCACGATCGCGCCGACCCGATAGATATTGTGGTACGAGCCGATGACCCAGAAGCTGCCGGTCGGCTTCAGGATGCGCTTCGCCGCCGCAATCCAGTCGCGCGTGAAGCGATCATAAGTCGCGAAATCGTCGAACTTGTCCCACTCGTCGTCGACGCCGTCGACGACCGAGTTGTTCGGGCGCCGCAGATCGTTGTTGAGCTGCAGGTTGTAGGGCGGGTCGGCGAACACGAGGTCGACCGAATTCGCCGGCATGGCGCGCATCAGCGCGGTCGAGTCGCCGACCAGCACCGAATCGACTTCGAGCGTGTGAATCCTGGACATGCGCTGCACCATGAATCCCGCCGAGTCGCGCGTCAATGGGCTGTGATTCCCCGACGATTCGAAATTTCTGCGGGTGAGTCCGCGCGGCCATAGTCAGCACCCACCCGCTTCGGCATAGTGGTCCGAAAACCGCCAGAGGCCGTCCTTCGAAGCGCGGCCCGGCGAAGAGCGGCCCGGATTGCCGAGGGGAGGACACCATGCTGGACGAGACGCCAGGCGCCCGCGCCCGCCGCAACACGATCGGCGACGGGCTGCGCCGTGCCGCCTCGCGCTATCGCGAGCGCGCGGCGCTCCGCTACGGCGAGCGGGCCTGGAGCTTCCGGGCGCTCGATGAGGCGGCCGACCGGGTCGCGCACGCCTTGCTCCACAAGGGGCTCGCCAAGGGCGACCGGGTCGCGGCATACGGGCGCAATTCCGACGCCTATCTCTTGCTCTGGCTTGGCACAGTGCGCGCCGGCCTCGTCCATGTGCCGGTCAACTATGCGCTAACCCCATCGGAGCTCGGCTATATCGTGCGCCAGTCCGGCGCCAAGGCCGTGATCAGCGACGCCGCACTTGACGCCAACCTGGCCGAGCTCCAGGCGGCGGGCGACCTGATGTTCGGCCATTTCGAGGACGGCCATTTCGAGGACGGCCATTTCGAGGACAGGCTGGGCCTGGACGTGCTGGCAACGGCGCTCGACGAGACGGCACGCCGCGCAGCCGACCAGGACATCGCCGACACGGACCTGGCGCAGATCCTCTATACCTCCGGCACGACGGCAGCACCCAAGGGCGCCATGCTGACCCACCGCGCGATCCTGGCCGAATACGAGAGCTGCATCCACGAGCTCGATTTCGGCCCGAACGACAAGGCGCTCGCCGCATTGCCGCTCTACCATTCGGCCCAGATGCATTGCTTCAGCATGCCCCAGCTCATGGCCGGCGCGACGACCGTGCTGCTGCAGGCGCCCGAGCCCGCGACCGTGCTGCGCCTGATCGAGGAGCACGGCATCACGTCGTTCTTCTCGCCGCCGACCGTGTGGATCAGCCTGCTCCGGCACGAGGATTTCGACCGGCGCGATCTCTCGACGCTGCGCCATGTCTATTACGGCGCCTCGATCATGCCCGTGCCGGTGCTCGACGAGCTACGCCGCCGGCTACCGAACGCCGGCCCATACAATTGCTATGGCCAGAGCGAGATCGCGCCCCTCGCGACCGTGCTCCGGCCCGAGGAGCATCTGGAGCGCCCGGCCTCGGCCGGCCGGCCGGTGCTGAATGTCGAGACCCGCGTCGTCGATGCCGAGATGAACGACTGCCCGCCCGGCGTCCAGGGCGAGATCGTCCATCGCTCGCCGCAGCTTTTGACCGGCTACTGGGACAAGCCCAAGGAGACGGCGGAGGTCTTCGAGGGCGGCTGGTTCCATTCCGGCGATGTCGGCGTCATGGACGAGGCCGGCTATCTCACCATCGTCGACCGCATCAAGGACGTGATCAAGACCGGCGGCATCCAGGTCGCCTCGCGCGAGGTCGAGGAGGCGTTGTTCACCCACCCGGCCGTGTCTGAGGTCGCGGTCATAGCATTGCCCGACCCGAAATGGGTCGAGGCGGTGACGGCCGTCGTCGTGCTGCGCCGCGACCAGGCGGCGACCGAGGCGGATCTCATCGAGCACGCCCGCCAGACGCTGGCACCGTTCAAGCTGCCGAAGCGCGTGTTCTTCGTGGAAGCCCTGCCGCGCAACACGGCCGGCAAGCTGCTGAAGCGCGAGTTGCGGAAAAGCTTCGCGGAGCAGGTGGATTAAACCCTAGCCCGCTCACGCGGGCGAGGGACGTACCTAGCGATAGCGCCGGAACGCCGGCCAGACCTCGGCCAAGGGCCGGCGCAGGCCGCGGCATAGGATGATCGGCCGGTCGTTCTCGTAGGGCATGACGTAGGGCGCACCGATCTGCCCCGCGATCTCGGTCGAGCGGCAGAGCCGGGCGAGCCGGTCCGGGTCGCCGTTGACCAGGATCATCGCGTCGCCGTCGAAGCCGCGCACGCCCCAGAGAAAATACTGGTTCTGGCCGCTCAGGGCCGGCGGCAGCCCGTCGGCGGCGCCATAGACGTCGAGCGCCGCCGCCTCGCCGTAATCGACGGCCACGAGCGCCGTGTGGGCGCGCTCGTCATCCGGCAGCGCTCGATAGACCGCCGCCACCTGGGCCTCAAGCGTGCGCCAGCCGAGCTGGTCGGAGAACAGCTGGGTGAGCGGCGCACCGATCGCGGCCGCCTCCTCGGGCGGCGGCGCCAGATGGGTGGCGGCGAGATAGCGCGCCAGCACCGGCGGATCGAGGATCGGTAGCACGACCGGCGCCGCCACGGCCGCCGCGAGGCCGGCAAGCGCCAGCCAAGCCGTGCGCAGCCCGCGGCCGAGCGACTGCAGTCCCACGGCACCGACCGCAAACAGGCTCGGATAGGCCGCAGCAAGATAGTAGTTCTTGCCATGGGCGCCGATGACGATCGCGGCGGCGACGGCATAGGCCATCGCGATGAACCGTGCATGCTTGAGACGCGGCCCCCGGAAGGGCGCCACGAGGCCGGCGATCCAGAGCGGCGCCAACACGATGTTCTGCTCGAACGCCTGGCGGATGAGGAAGCGGATCGGCGTGCCGGTGAAGTTGGTGCCGCCAACGGCCGGCCGGATGACCTCGAAGAACGGCCAACCGTGGAGCTGCTGCCAGACGAGGCTGGGCGCGCCGATCACCAGGGCCAAGAGCGCCGCGCGCCAGCAATCGCGATGGCGGTACAGCGCCCGCGCCGGAGTCGCGAGCAAGCCCGCAGCCAGCGCCAGAAGCCAGATCGCCATGCCGTATTTCGCCTGCATGCCGAGCCCGGCCACGATCGCGGCGGCGTAAAGGTAGCGTCCCTCGCCGCTCCGCACCGCGCGCAGCACCAGATATGTGAGGCCGGTCCAGCAGAGCGGCTCCAGGGTCTCGGTCGTCAGCACCGTGCTGAGGGCCACCAGCATGGGCGAGAGGCTGGCGGCGAGGCCCGCGACCCAGGCCCCGGTCGTGCTGCCGCCGAGCGCGCGCGTAATCGCCGCGGTCAGCGGCACGAGCAGGACCGCCGAGAGCGCCGCCGGCACACGCAACAACCAGACATTCGTGCCGAACAGTTGCGTCGCCGCCGCGAGGAGCGGGATGAGCGGTGGCTGATCGACGTAGCCCCAGTCCGGCCGCCGGCCGCAGACGATGAAATAGAGCTCGTTGCGGAAGATGTCGTAGCGCCCGGCCAGCGCGAAATGGACCAGTGCCACCAGCGCCGTGATCAGCCACACCGCTGGCTCGCGCCGCCACGACGCGCGGCAGATCTCCACGAAGCGCTCCGCCATGCCCGTCATCCAATTTATGAAGCTATGCGTATCAAATTGGAAGCGATTCTCTCGTAGAGTCAAATTAAGTTTTTCGATTCACAACTGATATCGTTACGCATAGCGTATTAATATGACGGATGATCGGAACAGCGACGCAACAGATGCCCGGCGCCTGCGTGCGAGCCTGGCGCGGCTGCAGCGGCGGCTTCGCGCGGAGCGCGGCGAGATCGGGCTCGGGCCGTCGCGCTACAGCGCGCTCGCCTGCCTCTATCGCAACGGGCCGATGAGTGCCGTCGAGCTGGCGGCGGAGGAGCGGTTGCAGCCGCAATCGCTGACCCGCGTGCTGGCGGCGCTCGAGGAGCAGCATCTGATCAGCCGCCGACCCGACGAGGACGACCGGCGGCGCGTGCGCCTTGAGATCACGCCCGCCGGCATTGAGCGGTTGCGCACGGCGGTCGCCCGCCAGGAGACCTGGCTCGCCGACGCCATGCGCCGGCGCCTCTCGCCGGTCGAGCGGGAACTGATGCTGCTGGTCGTGCAGTTGATGGACCGCCTCGCCGATCCCGAGGGCTAAGTTGAGAACTTAGCCAGCTATGCCCGCGCTGGGTGACAAGCAGTCAATCAAGGACTCGATGCAGAAGATCGTGCCAACGCATAATTGGGGCAGTTGGCAGATAGAGACGACCACAACCTATCAAGTGCCGCGCGTGATTGTTGCCGTTCGATATTTTGCGCAGTCGTATTGTCGATGAAATTACTTTCCTGGCGCATAATCTCGAAACGACCGCCGGACGGCCTCTGATACAGGACCACATAGCCGCAATGTCGGTCTACATTCGTGAAATAGGCGGCGATGTCTATAGCAGCATACACACCTGGGTATGGGGCTGAAGCGGGATCTTTGGTCCATGTAACTTTCAATATAAGTCGCCGTTTCAATGCGCCAAATCGCTCATTGTATTCGCGATTGTTTTGAGAAAATTGCACAAGCGAAAGCAAGCTCCTCTGACCATCTGTCATCATTGCGTAAGCGCGCTGATACTGCCCGCCATCGAGCGCAGAAAAGTACTCGGATGTTACCTCGAGAACCTCCTGCCTTTGACTAGCAGAAGGCAGCCAACCCGGCGCCGAATCGCTCGTAACATTTATTGCTCCGAGAGTATCCGACGGAGCCGACTGCTCCCCTACCGGTGAGCTCAGAGCCGTTACCGGCGAAAAGATGGCGGAAGCTTCAGCCGCAATCAAAGCCGCGAAAATTACCCACAACTTCATTGCGAGCTCCCGTTACCTATGCGACTTTCTCATGTAGAGACGACGCCCGCAACCGCTCGCGAACCACCCTCCCCCAATCGGCTTTTCTTCCTACCCTGGCCCCAGAACCGCCAGCAGCACCGGCACGGTCAGCACCGAGAGCACGGTCGTGAGCAGGATGGTCGCGGCGGCCGGGCCACGGTCGGTGTCGTAGGCCTCGGCCAGGATGAACGGGCCGGTACCGGTCGGCAGCGCGCTCAGCAGGATGGCGATCGCCGCTGGCAGCGGTGCCAAATGCAGCAGCGGGCCGGCGACGAGCCAGGCGAACGCCGGCTGCACAGCAAGCTTCAGCGTGACAAGTGCCGCGACCGAGCCCAGGCGGAAGTCGCTGCGATGGGCCGCGATGAACAGGCCGGTCGCGACCAGCGCGCAGGGGCTGGCCGCCTGGCCCAGGAGCTTGATGAAGGCGCCGACCGGGCTCCAGACCGGCAATCCCAGCGCATCGATCACCAGGCCCAGGATCGGCGCCACCAGCAGCGGGTTGCGCACGAGGCGGCCGCCGACCAGGCGGGCGACGCTGCCACGGCCGGTGCTGTCATGCCGGTCGATCTCGATGAGCGCGATCACACCGGCGAACTGCATCGAAGCCGTGATGACGACGGCGATGACGACCGCGCCGAGGCTCTCCGGACCGAACGCCATGGCGCAGAGCGGAATGCCCATGAAGCCGACGTTGGCATAGGTCGCGTTCAAGCCCCTGAGCGCGGCGACCGTCAGACCTTGCCGGCGGAACAGCGGCGCCATGATGAGGAGCGTGCCGAGGATGCCGCCGCCGAAGGCCGCAACGAAGCCCCAGTCGAGCACCTGGGCCAAGGGCGCATGGGCCGTGACGTCGAACAAGAGCGCCGGCAGCGCCAGGCTCACGACGAAGCGATTGAGCGCGCCCGTGACCGCGGCGTCGAGCACGCCGAACCGCCCGGCGATCGTGCCGGCCAGGATGAGCGCGAAGACCGGGAACGCAGCGCCCAGAACCGCCTGCATGGCGCTCCTACTCGGCCGCGTCGCGGGCGGCAATATCCGGGGATGGCCCTAGCAGCGCGCGCACCGGCCCGAAGCTGCGGCGGTGATGCCGGGTGAGACCGATCGCGCCCAACGCCCGGCGATGGGCCGCGGTCGGATAGCCGGCGTTCTGCGCCCAGCCATAGCCGGGATAGCGGCAATCGAGCAGCGCCATAGCGCGGTCTCGCGTCTCCTTGGCGACGACGGACGCGGCCGCGATCGACAGCGAGATCGCGTCGCCCTTGACGAGTGTCACCGCGCGGCAGGCGAGCTTCGGCGCCCGGTTGCCGTCGATGAGCGCCACGTCGGGCCGGCGCCCAAGGTGGGCGACCGCGCGCGTCATCGCCAGCATCGAGGCCTGCAGGATGTTGATCCGGTCGATTTCGGCAACGCTGGCCGCCCCCACGCCGATCACGGCGATCCGGCGCAGCACGGCCAGATAGCGCGCCCGCGCGTCAGCCGAGAGGGCCTTGGAATCATCGAGCCCGTCGAGCTCGGGCGGCAGGTTGGCCGGGTCGAGGATCACCGCCGCCGCCACGACCGGCCCGGCCAGCGGGCCACGCCCGACCTCGTCGACGCCGGCAACGATGCCGCCCAGGCGCATTTCCCAACTGAGATCCGGCATGCGCCCCCGACTGCCCCGCCTTTCGATCGGACAAGATTGGCCGAGATATGGCGGCCGTTGCAAGGACCAGCCGCTAGATGTGGCGGGAGAACTCGGATTTTGCCAAGGCAATCCACCGGCTGCATTGGCCCGGACGGCAGCCCTGCGTGCCCGCGGGTTGCGGAGAGGCCAGTAATTCGCTACTTTCTTCGGTGATCCGGAGCTTTTCCGGATGATCCGCCCCTGAAGGAGGGGGCAAGAGCCGCATGTCGGATCGAATAGCCGTCTACAAGACGCCGCTCCAGCGCCTCGCCGAGATTTTCACCGTTCTGCTCATCACCATCGGCTCCGCCGCCTTGTCGCATGCGGTATTGCCGGACTTCTCGGTCGCGCCCGTCATTATTTTGTCATTAATCGCCGGCTTCGTGATCGTCTCGTGGATCGGCTCGTACTTGGCCGAGCGCCTGGGCGGGACGATGATGACCGCGAGTGAGCGCAGCCGCCGTTATCTCGACGAGATCACGCCCGCCGCCGGCCTGTTCCGCGGCTTCGCGCCGACGCCGGTCCGGCGCAACCGCGGCGGCCGCACGCTCGGCTAAGCGCCCCACCACGCCCTACTGCGTCACGATCAGGTTGTTGATGGCGACCGGCCCGGTCGCCCGGATGCGGATGCCGTGCAGGCCCTGGCCGAGCGGCCCGGTCCAGCTGCCCGTGCCGACGGGCACGCCGTCGATCAGGATCTGCGGCGTCGCCGTGCCGGCATCGGTCGTGACGCTATAGGTACCCGCCGACGGCAGATTGACCGACCAGCCGACGAAATCGCCGGGCTTCGTCAGTGCGCCCTGCATCTGGGTGGCGCCGGTCGCAACGGCGGCCGACGAGACCGGCAGGGTGCCGGGCGCCGGCGTGCCGATGGTGGCCGCCGGCCGTCCGCCATCGATCGCGGCCAGGATCGCGCGCATCTTCGGCGTGTCCTGGTCGTGAATCGTCGGATAGACGATGCCGTATTGCTCCCCGCTGGTCGTGAAGACGAGCGGCAGGTTGCCGCCCTTCTCGAAGAACAGATCGATCGTCTCCGCCTCGAACGCGCTCGCCGCCGGGTCGAGGTTGGCGGCGTTCTGCAGATCGGTCTGGG containing:
- a CDS encoding acyl-CoA synthetase, giving the protein MLDETPGARARRNTIGDGLRRAASRYRERAALRYGERAWSFRALDEAADRVAHALLHKGLAKGDRVAAYGRNSDAYLLLWLGTVRAGLVHVPVNYALTPSELGYIVRQSGAKAVISDAALDANLAELQAAGDLMFGHFEDGHFEDGHFEDRLGLDVLATALDETARRAADQDIADTDLAQILYTSGTTAAPKGAMLTHRAILAEYESCIHELDFGPNDKALAALPLYHSAQMHCFSMPQLMAGATTVLLQAPEPATVLRLIEEHGITSFFSPPTVWISLLRHEDFDRRDLSTLRHVYYGASIMPVPVLDELRRRLPNAGPYNCYGQSEIAPLATVLRPEEHLERPASAGRPVLNVETRVVDAEMNDCPPGVQGEIVHRSPQLLTGYWDKPKETAEVFEGGWFHSGDVGVMDEAGYLTIVDRIKDVIKTGGIQVASREVEEALFTHPAVSEVAVIALPDPKWVEAVTAVVVLRRDQAATEADLIEHARQTLAPFKLPKRVFFVEALPRNTAGKLLKRELRKSFAEQVD
- a CDS encoding GNAT family N-acetyltransferase, with translation MIHYRTLGQADAGEIERHLLRLNADDRYSRFHGRAGDDHVRRYVVQLPWSTHSAIGAFEHGHLVGIGEIAYDKPFVPEVAEIAVSVDRVLRGRGVGRELIERAVRAAGWRGASRCTLHFLHTNASIPRIVRRLAGTVDFAEGEAVITAERPSLRLWLDKLGEAQASVAGVLAPLWTKAA
- a CDS encoding MarR family winged helix-turn-helix transcriptional regulator yields the protein MTDDRNSDATDARRLRASLARLQRRLRAERGEIGLGPSRYSALACLYRNGPMSAVELAAEERLQPQSLTRVLAALEEQHLISRRPDEDDRRRVRLEITPAGIERLRTAVARQETWLADAMRRRLSPVERELMLLVVQLMDRLADPEG
- a CDS encoding AEC family transporter, which codes for MQAVLGAAFPVFALILAGTIAGRFGVLDAAVTGALNRFVVSLALPALLFDVTAHAPLAQVLDWGFVAAFGGGILGTLLIMAPLFRRQGLTVAALRGLNATYANVGFMGIPLCAMAFGPESLGAVVIAVVITASMQFAGVIALIEIDRHDSTGRGSVARLVGGRLVRNPLLVAPILGLVIDALGLPVWSPVGAFIKLLGQAASPCALVATGLFIAAHRSDFRLGSVAALVTLKLAVQPAFAWLVAGPLLHLAPLPAAIAILLSALPTGTGPFILAEAYDTDRGPAAATILLTTVLSVLTVPVLLAVLGPG
- a CDS encoding DUF4019 domain-containing protein → MKLWVIFAALIAAEASAIFSPVTALSSPVGEQSAPSDTLGAINVTSDSAPGWLPSASQRQEVLEVTSEYFSALDGGQYQRAYAMMTDGQRSLLSLVQFSQNNREYNERFGALKRRLILKVTWTKDPASAPYPGVYAAIDIAAYFTNVDRHCGYVVLYQRPSGGRFEIMRQESNFIDNTTAQNIERQQSRAALDRLWSSLSANCPNYALARSSASSP
- a CDS encoding glycosyltransferase family 39 protein, producing MAERFVEICRASWRREPAVWLITALVALVHFALAGRYDIFRNELYFIVCGRRPDWGYVDQPPLIPLLAAATQLFGTNVWLLRVPAALSAVLLVPLTAAITRALGGSTTGAWVAGLAASLSPMLVALSTVLTTETLEPLCWTGLTYLVLRAVRSGEGRYLYAAAIVAGLGMQAKYGMAIWLLALAAGLLATPARALYRHRDCWRAALLALVIGAPSLVWQQLHGWPFFEVIRPAVGGTNFTGTPIRFLIRQAFEQNIVLAPLWIAGLVAPFRGPRLKHARFIAMAYAVAAAIVIGAHGKNYYLAAAYPSLFAVGAVGLQSLGRGLRTAWLALAGLAAAVAAPVVLPILDPPVLARYLAATHLAPPPEEAAAIGAPLTQLFSDQLGWRTLEAQVAAVYRALPDDERAHTALVAVDYGEAAALDVYGAADGLPPALSGQNQYFLWGVRGFDGDAMILVNGDPDRLARLCRSTEIAGQIGAPYVMPYENDRPIILCRGLRRPLAEVWPAFRRYR
- a CDS encoding site-specific DNA-methyltransferase; the protein is MSRIHTLEVDSVLVGDSTALMRAMPANSVDLVFADPPYNLQLNNDLRRPNNSVVDGVDDEWDKFDDFATYDRFTRDWIAAAKRILKPTGSFWVIGSYHNIYRVGAIVQDLGLWILNDIVWRKTNPMPNFRGKRFTNAHETMLWCAKDKDARYTFNYETMKGLNEDLQMRSDWLIPLCGGPERLKLDGRKAHPTQKPEALLHRVLLASTKPGDLVVDPFFGTGTTGAVAKRLGRRFIGLERDETYARLARERIAAVLPVPAEDLTIQSKRSEPRVPFGTLVERGMIPPGTVLVDQSRRWAARVRPDGTLIWANGKGSIHQVGAEVQGAPSCNGWTFWYYEQAGQLMPIDLLRQQIRAEYAN
- a CDS encoding ribonuclease HII; its protein translation is MPDLSWEMRLGGIVAGVDEVGRGPLAGPVVAAAVILDPANLPPELDGLDDSKALSADARARYLAVLRRIAVIGVGAASVAEIDRINILQASMLAMTRAVAHLGRRPDVALIDGNRAPKLACRAVTLVKGDAISLSIAAASVVAKETRDRAMALLDCRYPGYGWAQNAGYPTAAHRRALGAIGLTRHHRRSFGPVRALLGPSPDIAARDAAE